One window of the Devosia sp. 2618 genome contains the following:
- a CDS encoding DUF1801 domain-containing protein: MSKPDVVLLSGGNPQIPLGYGEAVVESYLAAMPGWKERVGRQVDAVISRTVPDVLKAVKWNTPMYGMTEHHYFLGFHCFTKYVKVSFNRGAELDPLPPGTSKQKLVRYLDIYEDAALDEAQFADWVMQASLLPGEKL; this comes from the coding sequence ATGAGTAAGCCAGATGTCGTGCTGCTATCGGGCGGCAATCCGCAAATTCCATTGGGCTATGGCGAGGCAGTGGTGGAGTCCTATCTTGCCGCCATGCCGGGCTGGAAAGAGCGGGTTGGGCGGCAGGTCGATGCCGTTATCAGCCGCACGGTGCCGGATGTGCTCAAGGCGGTGAAGTGGAACACGCCGATGTATGGCATGACCGAGCACCACTATTTCCTCGGCTTTCACTGTTTCACCAAATACGTGAAAGTGTCGTTCAACCGGGGCGCGGAGCTTGATCCGCTGCCGCCCGGGACGTCCAAGCAGAAGCTGGTGCGCTATCTCGATATCTATGAAGATGCCGCGCTCGACGAGGCCCAGTTTGCCGACTGGGTGATGCAGGCCAGCCTTTTGCCGGGCGAAAAGCTTTAG
- a CDS encoding DUF1801 domain-containing protein yields MSKDADLSASDNIDARIETLGGWRGDMLAQVRRLIREADPDVVEEWKWSNPVWSHGGIICTGEAYKAAVKTTFPKGATLADPSGLFNSSLEGNTRRAIDFREGDVIDEDAFKTLIRAAVALNLSA; encoded by the coding sequence ATGAGCAAGGACGCAGACCTTTCGGCATCGGACAATATCGATGCGCGGATCGAAACGCTGGGTGGCTGGCGCGGCGACATGCTGGCGCAGGTGCGACGGCTGATCCGTGAGGCCGATCCCGACGTGGTCGAGGAATGGAAATGGTCCAACCCCGTCTGGTCGCATGGCGGCATTATCTGCACCGGCGAAGCCTATAAGGCGGCGGTCAAGACGACGTTCCCCAAGGGCGCAACGTTGGCCGATCCGAGCGGGCTGTTCAATTCGAGCCTTGAGGGCAATACGCGCCGCGCCATCGACTTTCGCGAAGGCGACGTGATCGACGAGGACGCGTTCAAGACCCTGATCCGCGCCGCCGTGGCGCTCAATCTATCCGCCTGA
- a CDS encoding NAD(P)-binding domain-containing protein: MPDQDQGARVALKLDIVVIGAGQAGLSSAYHLKQLGLVPGKDFLVLDRAPQPGGAWQYRWPSLTLSTVNRVHDLPGMSFAESAGGDDSVKASVAVPHYFAAYEEHFGLQVLRPTTVNVVCDRGERLRIESDRGLFSARGVINATGTWEKPFIPDYPGRERFLGRQLHTHDFHRAEDFAGQHVLVVGGGISAIQLLDQISQVTRTSWVTRTVPHFREGPFDQEAGRAAVKLVEERVRAGLPPNSVVSVTGLPMTPAIEAMRQRGVLERQDMFSEITPTGVRWADGRVLDVDVILWCTGFRSALDHLAPLQLREESGGITMTGRLATQVARDPRVHLVGYGPSASTVGANRAGAAAARELVGYLGLGESSQG, translated from the coding sequence GTGCCGGATCAGGATCAAGGCGCACGCGTGGCGCTCAAGCTCGACATTGTGGTCATCGGCGCGGGTCAGGCTGGGCTGAGTTCGGCTTATCATCTCAAACAACTCGGCCTCGTGCCGGGCAAAGACTTTCTGGTGCTGGACCGGGCGCCGCAGCCGGGCGGGGCCTGGCAGTATCGCTGGCCATCGCTGACGCTATCGACGGTCAATCGCGTGCACGACCTGCCGGGGATGAGCTTTGCCGAGAGCGCCGGGGGCGATGACAGCGTCAAGGCATCGGTGGCGGTGCCGCATTATTTTGCCGCCTATGAGGAGCATTTCGGACTGCAGGTGCTTCGACCGACGACGGTCAACGTCGTGTGTGACCGAGGCGAGCGGCTGCGTATTGAAAGCGATCGCGGGCTGTTTTCGGCGCGCGGGGTGATCAACGCGACCGGCACCTGGGAAAAGCCGTTCATTCCGGACTATCCGGGGCGCGAGCGTTTTTTGGGGCGGCAGCTGCATACCCATGATTTTCACCGGGCCGAGGATTTTGCCGGCCAGCATGTGCTGGTGGTGGGTGGCGGCATTTCGGCGATCCAGCTGCTGGACCAGATTTCGCAAGTGACGCGCACCAGCTGGGTGACGCGGACCGTGCCGCACTTTCGCGAAGGGCCGTTCGATCAGGAGGCGGGGCGCGCGGCAGTCAAGCTGGTGGAAGAGCGGGTGCGGGCAGGACTGCCGCCCAATTCGGTCGTGTCGGTGACGGGCCTGCCGATGACGCCAGCCATCGAGGCGATGCGGCAGCGCGGCGTGCTGGAGCGGCAGGACATGTTCAGCGAAATCACCCCGACCGGGGTGCGCTGGGCCGATGGGCGGGTGCTCGATGTGGATGTGATCCTGTGGTGCACCGGGTTTCGCAGCGCGCTTGACCATCTGGCGCCGCTGCAACTGCGCGAGGAAAGCGGCGGCATTACCATGACGGGGCGGCTGGCCACGCAGGTGGCGCGCGATCCGCGGGTGCATCTGGTGGGCTATGGGCCATCGGCCTCGA
- a CDS encoding SRPBCC domain-containing protein → MSNSVPAIRSVIVEREIAHPPEKIWRALTQPHLIAEWLMQTDFAPVAGQKFRFNADWGGVDCQVQVVEPNKTLAYSWAAFGLESVVTWTLTATGSGTHLRMEQEGFRPDQEEAFKGASYAWPAYFTAMEKVVAGLD, encoded by the coding sequence ATGAGCAATTCTGTGCCCGCCATCCGTTCGGTGATTGTTGAACGCGAGATCGCCCATCCGCCCGAAAAAATCTGGCGCGCGCTGACGCAGCCGCATCTGATCGCCGAATGGCTGATGCAGACCGACTTTGCGCCGGTGGCGGGGCAGAAATTCCGTTTCAACGCCGATTGGGGTGGGGTGGATTGCCAGGTGCAGGTGGTCGAGCCAAACAAGACGCTGGCCTATAGCTGGGCCGCGTTTGGGCTGGAAAGCGTCGTCACCTGGACGCTGACGGCCACTGGCTCCGGCACCCATCTGCGCATGGAGCAGGAAGGCTTCCGGCCCGATCAGGAAGAAGCGTTCAAGGGCGCCAGCTATGCCTGGCCTGCTTACTTTACCGCCATGGAGAAGGTGGTGGCGGGGCTCGACTGA